The Streptomyces sp. NBC_01689 genome includes a window with the following:
- a CDS encoding Zn-ribbon domain-containing OB-fold protein, protein MIAGWFAGDGDGFRLLGTRCSACASVFFPREDVFCRNPGCPGGDLVEVPLSRRGRVWSYTDSRYRPPSPHVTDPELSWEPRALIAVELESERIVVLGQAVPGVSTADLAVGMEVEVVQGVLNEDEETTWTTWHWRPAEVTV, encoded by the coding sequence GTGATCGCCGGTTGGTTCGCCGGGGACGGGGACGGGTTCCGTCTGCTCGGTACGCGCTGTTCGGCGTGCGCCTCGGTATTCTTCCCCCGCGAGGACGTCTTCTGCCGCAATCCCGGCTGCCCCGGCGGGGACCTGGTCGAGGTCCCGCTCTCCCGGCGCGGTCGTGTCTGGTCCTACACGGACAGCCGGTACCGGCCGCCGTCACCCCATGTGACCGACCCGGAACTCTCGTGGGAACCCCGCGCGTTGATCGCTGTGGAGCTGGAGTCCGAGCGGATCGTCGTCCTCGGCCAGGCGGTTCCCGGTGTCTCGACCGCCGATCTGGCGGTGGGCATGGAGGTGGAAGTCGTCCAAGGCGTACTGAACGAGGACGAGGAGACGACGTGGACGACGTGGCACTGGCGGCCGGCGGAGGTGACGGTATGA